The Desulfuromonas versatilis genome has a segment encoding these proteins:
- a CDS encoding OmpP1/FadL family transporter, with protein sequence MNWSMQFPGNVCRIITFLLPLVLWGTSAFGSGYAVYTQGAGALAQGNAVVAHLDDPSAIFFNPALIGKLPGTQFQAGTTLIHASRKFESDLSGSTFEGEGDNHFPSTLYVTHRFNPRLSAGLGVFSPFGLGTRWDEDWEGRYIATSSELTTFNINPVVCWQALPGLSLAGGVDLLLLDATLKKKLALSPLPDGEQRFRGDGEGLGYNLGLLLDLGESLALGLHYRSEIDIDIEGEARFSLPAGTPPVISAMLQNTDGETRITLPRQAQAGLAFKGVPRLLVEVGARWEDWSDFERLRIDLDSGLSTTTERDWKDVFGYHLGGRYQLSEDLGLLAGYLYDGTPAPDRTFDPSIPTAKSQMVSVGVDLDRERYRVQLGYAFQKYRDRDKDNAVGAAEGGAANGTYRTEIHMVGLSLTWRLL encoded by the coding sequence ATGAACTGGTCAATGCAGTTTCCGGGCAACGTTTGCCGAATCATCACCTTTTTGCTCCCGCTGGTCCTTTGGGGGACCTCAGCCTTCGGCTCCGGCTACGCGGTCTATACCCAGGGCGCCGGGGCTTTGGCCCAGGGCAATGCGGTTGTCGCCCACCTCGACGACCCCTCGGCCATATTCTTCAATCCGGCCCTGATCGGCAAGCTGCCCGGGACCCAGTTCCAGGCCGGCACCACGCTGATCCATGCCTCGCGCAAGTTCGAAAGCGACCTTTCGGGGAGCACCTTCGAGGGGGAAGGGGACAATCATTTTCCCAGCACCCTGTATGTCACCCATCGCTTCAACCCCCGGCTCTCGGCGGGCCTGGGGGTTTTCTCCCCCTTCGGGCTCGGTACCCGCTGGGACGAGGACTGGGAAGGCCGGTACATCGCCACCAGCTCGGAGCTGACCACCTTCAACATCAACCCCGTTGTTTGCTGGCAGGCCCTGCCCGGGCTCTCTCTGGCCGGCGGGGTCGACCTGCTGCTGCTCGACGCCACCTTGAAGAAAAAGCTCGCGCTCTCGCCCCTGCCCGATGGGGAGCAGAGGTTTCGCGGCGACGGCGAAGGGCTCGGCTACAACCTCGGCCTGCTGCTTGATCTGGGGGAGAGCCTGGCGTTGGGGCTGCACTACCGCAGCGAGATCGACATCGATATCGAAGGTGAGGCCCGCTTTTCGCTGCCTGCCGGTACGCCGCCCGTCATCAGCGCCATGCTGCAGAACACCGACGGCGAAACCCGCATCACCCTGCCCCGCCAGGCCCAGGCCGGGCTGGCATTCAAGGGGGTACCCCGGCTGCTGGTGGAAGTCGGGGCCCGCTGGGAGGATTGGTCGGACTTCGAGCGGCTGCGGATCGACCTCGATTCCGGGCTGTCCACGACCACCGAACGGGACTGGAAGGACGTGTTCGGCTACCACCTGGGTGGGCGCTACCAGCTGTCCGAGGACCTGGGGCTGCTGGCAGGCTATCTCTACGACGGCACCCCCGCGCCGGACCGGACCTTCGACCCCTCCATCCCCACCGCGAAATCCCAGATGGTGTCCGTCGGAGTCGATCTGGACCGGGAGCGCTACCGGGTGCAGCTGGGCTATGCCTTCCAGAAATACCGGGACCGCGACAAGGACAATGCCGTCGGGGCCGCCGAAGGGGGCGCGGCCAACGGCACCTATCGAACCGAGATCCACATGGTCGGGCTGAGCCTGACCTGGCGGCTGTTGTAG
- a CDS encoding response regulator: protein MSIGILYVEDHEVFHDCMRHFFDSQTEMKILAVANNGRTAVKLARDLSPDVIIMDIMIPALNGIEATRQIVQENPKVRVIGLSVVSDGRRVMEMFRAGARGYVSKECAFSELVHAIQVVMAGKMYLSPSVTDLVVDDYLNHTPAESVAGLDLLSAREKEILHLVAEGKTSKDIADELHLAPKTIETHRASIMKKLNLNSIADLIKFAIREGLIDL from the coding sequence TTGAGCATAGGCATTTTGTACGTGGAAGATCATGAAGTGTTCCATGACTGCATGCGTCATTTCTTCGATTCCCAGACAGAAATGAAGATCCTTGCCGTGGCCAACAACGGCCGTACTGCCGTCAAACTGGCCAGAGATCTGAGCCCCGATGTCATTATCATGGATATCATGATTCCGGCCCTCAACGGCATCGAAGCCACCAGGCAGATCGTGCAGGAGAACCCCAAGGTGCGGGTCATCGGGCTTTCGGTGGTTTCGGACGGCAGACGGGTGATGGAGATGTTCCGTGCCGGGGCGCGGGGGTACGTCTCCAAGGAGTGTGCTTTTTCCGAGCTGGTGCATGCGATCCAGGTGGTCATGGCGGGGAAAATGTACCTGAGCCCCAGCGTCACCGACCTGGTGGTGGATGACTACCTGAACCATACGCCTGCGGAATCGGTGGCCGGACTGGATCTGCTCAGCGCCAGGGAAAAGGAGATTCTTCACCTGGTTGCCGAGGGAAAAACCAGCAAGGACATTGCCGACGAACTCCACCTGGCCCCCAAAACCATCGAAACCCACCGTGCCAGCATCATGAAAAAGCTGAACCTGAACAGTATCGCCGACTTGATAAAATTCGCGATCCGGGAAGGCCTGATCGATCTGTGA
- a CDS encoding DnaA ATPase domain-containing protein: MFTMTEEREIHPFCSQLLEQLLSSPANLPAFAAVQVVALKPARIGNPLLIQGPKGSGKTRLLHYFHRELRRCHPTARIFPLPAAAFFEPGGELLKVWKQALLNEPPSGVWAVLIDGIEVLDNQREAFEFLARFVAYCIQAGGQVVLTGSLDELDVNEATDRIQLSCSRMLRVDLGVDSGSMVKN, encoded by the coding sequence ATGTTCACTATGACTGAAGAACGGGAAATTCATCCTTTTTGCTCTCAGCTTCTTGAACAGCTACTCAGTTCCCCGGCGAATCTTCCGGCCTTCGCAGCCGTTCAGGTTGTTGCCCTCAAGCCGGCCCGGATCGGCAACCCGCTGTTGATTCAGGGACCGAAAGGCAGCGGAAAAACCCGATTGCTGCACTATTTTCATCGCGAGCTTCGCAGGTGCCACCCAACTGCCAGAATCTTCCCTCTGCCTGCCGCTGCCTTTTTCGAGCCCGGCGGTGAGTTGCTCAAGGTGTGGAAACAAGCGCTCCTCAATGAACCTCCCTCCGGAGTCTGGGCGGTACTTATTGACGGCATCGAGGTTCTCGACAACCAACGGGAAGCCTTCGAGTTTCTGGCTCGTTTCGTGGCCTACTGCATTCAGGCGGGAGGCCAGGTTGTCCTTACCGGTTCGCTGGACGAGTTGGACGTGAATGAGGCAACCGACCGAATCCAGCTCAGTTGCTCCAGGATGCTCCGTGTGGACCTTGGGGTGGATTCTGGGTCGATGGTAAAAAACTGA